From the genome of Impatiens glandulifera chromosome 9, dImpGla2.1, whole genome shotgun sequence, one region includes:
- the LOC124915410 gene encoding uncharacterized protein LOC124915410 — translation MGGCISIPSQSTKPRKRRLQRIRKSRKRISKSVVDRIRKKNSDCATDFSGSDFVQITTTRSGSDVSNSTFHITQLEWHHGQIDRNVICPEEAWFDSVSLIESDSDDDFSSVYDGDIFSNLSRGQILQYETSSRFVENKVQYKTQKLLGKDGLEDSNRSTHLSDIGMPEELDKARKKKLDSAHGSFSCIRVDKREFEEKIGEIIRKSSLPPLVPSVSFNDNLNGSNHVQQSQKHKSTVIRLSFKKTSFDGAEANANRTSKNLLYRPKAGILVPYCMEGKPAKGCWSKIAPSKFTLRGTNYFNDKKKSPAPDFSPYTPIGVDLFECPRKVSHIAKLLELPSVKANGEFPSLLIVNIQLPTYAPPMFVGDSDGQGLSLVLYFRLVEGYENNISPQFQESIKKLMDDHMEKVKGFAKDSLVPFRERLKIMVGVANPDDLVSSSTERKLIHAYNEKPVLSRPQHQFYHGPNYFEIDLDIHRFGYIARKGLDAFRDRLMNGILDLALTIQAQKPEELPESVLCCARLNKIDFVSHGDIPTIMTSEDNNYE, via the exons ATGGGAGGCTGCATATCCATTCCATCTCAGTCAACTAAACCACGCAAAAGGCGCCTTCAGCGGATAAGGAAAAGCCGGAAAAGGATTTCCAAATCTGTGGTTGATAGAATCAGGAAAAAGAATAGTGATTGTGCAACAGATTTTTCTGGGAGTGATTTTGTTCAGATAACCACCACGCGCAGCGGTTCTGATGTTTCCAACTCGACATTCCATATCACCCAGTTGGAGTGGCACCATGGTCAGATCGATAGAAATG TAATTTGTCCAGAGGAAGCATGGTTTGACTCTGTCAGCTTAATAGAATCTGACTCCGACGATGACTTCAGTAGCGTGTACGATGGAG ATATTTTCTCTAATCTTTCAAGGGGTCAAATACTTCAGTATGAAACTTCATCACGCTTTGTTGAGAACAAGGTCCAATACAAGACACAAAAACTTTTAGGTAAAGATGGACTCGAGGATTCAAATAGATCTACACATTTAAGTGATATTGGAATGCCTGAAGAACTTGATAAAGCAAGGAAGAAAAAATTGGACAGTGCTCATGGAAGTTTTAGTTGTATAAGAGTAGACAAACGTGAATTTGAAGAGAAAATTGGAGAGATTATCCGAAAGTCTAGCTTACCTCCGCTAGTTCCTTCTGTAAGTTTCAATGATAATTTAAATGGTTCAAATCATGTTCAGCAATCTCAGAAACATAAGTCAACGGTTATCAGACTTTCattcaagaaaacatctttTGATGGGGCAGAGGCCAATGCAAACC GTACGTCAAAGAATTTGTTATATCGTCCCAAGGCAGGAATTTTAGTCCCCTATTGTATGGAAGGGAAGCCAGCTAAAGGGTGTTGGTCCAAAATTGCACCTTCAAAATTTACACTTCGTGGCACAAATTATTTCAA tgacaaaaaaaaatcccCTGCTCCAGATTTCAGTCCATATACTCCAATTGGTGTAGATTTATTTGAGTGCCCAAGAAAGGTTAGTCATATAGCCAAACTCCTTGAGCTTCCTTCTGTCAAAGCAAATGGGGAATTTCCTTCTCTGCTTATCGTCAATATTCAG TTGCCTACATATGCTCCACCTATGTTCGTGGGTGATTCTGATGGACAGGGTTTAAGCCTTGTACTGTATTTCAGACTAGTTGAGGGGTATGAGAATAACATCTCTCCCCAGTTTCAAGAAAGTATCAAG AAACTGATGGATGATCATATGGAAAAAGTCAAAGGGTTTGCAAAAGACAGCTTAGTTCCATTTAGAGAAAGATTAAAGATTATGGTTGGAGTGGCGAATCCTGATGACCTTGTCAGTAGCTCTACAGAAAGAAAACTTATTCATGCTTACAATGAGAAACCGGTCCTTTCACGTCCCCAACATCAATTCTATCAT GGACCAAACTACTTCGAAATCGATCTGGACATTCATCGATTTGGTTACATAGCAAGGAAGGGACTTGATGCATTCAGAGATCGTTTGATGAATGGCATTCTGGATCTGGCTTTAACTATCCAG GCACAAAAACCGGAAGAGTTGCCAGAGTCTGTGCTTTGTTGTGCTAGATTGAACAAGATTGACTTTGTTAGTCATGGCGATATCCCCACCATTATGACTAGTGAAGACAACAACTATGAATGA
- the LOC124914531 gene encoding SNF1-related protein kinase catalytic subunit alpha KIN10-like: MDRTAGQGSNSVDTFLRNYKLGKTLGIGSFGKVKIAEHVLTGHKVAIKILNRRKIKNMEMEEKVRREIKILRLFMHPHIIRLYEVIETPTDIYVVMEYVKSGELFDYIVEKGRLQEGEAQKFFQQIISGVEYCHRNMVVHRDLKPENLLLDSKQNVKLADFGLSNVMRDGHFLKTSCGSPNYAAPEVISGKLYAGSEVDVWSCGVILYALLCGTLPFDDENIPNLFKKIKGGIYTLPSHLSPGARDLIPRMLVVNPMKRITIPEIRQHSWFQAHLPRYLAVPQPDTTQQAKKIDEDILQEVVKMGFDRTTLFDSLRSRVQNEGTVAYYLLLDNRFRVSGSYLGAEFQESMEYGFNPNEATASAISQHTQAFTDYHAMSPKAQFPVEHKWALGLQSRAHPREIMTEVLKAMQELNVCWKKIGPYNMKCKWVPPPVHHGGQMISRPMQSNNYFGDDSIIVENDVEPKSLNILKFEVQLYKTPEEKYLLDLQRVQGSQFVFLDLCAAFLGQLRIL, from the exons ATGGATAGAACCGCTGGCCAAGGAAGTAACAGTGTGGACACATTTTTGCGGAACTATAAGCTGGGTAAAACCCTTGGCATTGGTTCTTTTGGCAAGGTCAAAATTGCAGAACATGTTTTAACTGGGCATAAGGTTGCTATAAAGATCCTTAACCGTAGAAAGATAAAGAACATGGAAATGGAGGAAAAAG TTAGACGAGAAATCAAAATATTGAGATTATTTATGCATCCGCACATTATAAGACTCTATGAAGTTATAGAGACACCAACAGATATTTATGTTGTTATGGAGTATGTGAAGTCTGGCGAGCTGTTTGATTACATTGTGGAGAAGGGGCGGCTTCAGGAAGGTGAAGCACAAAAATTCTTCCAGCAg ATAATTTCTGGTGTTGAGTACTGCCACCGAAACATGGTGGTGCACAGGGACCTGAAGCCCGAGAACCTACTTTTGGATTCCAAACAGAATGTGAAATTAGCAGATTTTGGTTTGAGCAATGTCATGCGAGATGGACATTTTCTGAAGACAAGTTGTGGAAGTCCAAACTATGCTGCACCAGAG GTTATTTCTGGTAAACTCTATGCTGGGTCTGAGGTAGACGTCTGGAGTTGTGGAGTCATATTGTATGCCCTTTTATGTGGCACCCTTCCTTTTGATGATGAAAACATTCCCAacctttttaagaaaataaag GGTGGAATATATACACTACCCAGTCATTTATCTCCTGGGGCCAGAGACTTGATTCCAAGAATGCTTGTAGTGAATCCTATGAAGCGTATTACTATCCCTGAAATTCGTCAACACTCATGGTTCCAAGCTCACCTACCTCGATATTTAGCAGTACCCCAGCCTGACACAACTCAACAAGCAAAGAAA ATTGATGAGGACATTCTTCAAGAAGTTGTTAAGATGGGTTTTGACAGGACAACCCTATTTGATTCTCTTCGCAGTAGAGTACAAAATGAG GGCACTGTCGCATATTACCTGCTGCTAGACAACCGTTTTCGTGTTTCTGGTAGTTACCTTGGAGCTGAGTTCCAAGAATCTATG GAGTATGGATTCAACCCTAATGAAGCAACAGCTTCAGCAATCTCACAACATACTCAAGCCTTCACAGATTATCATGCAATGTCTCCTAAGGCTCAATTCCCCGTTGAACATAAATGGGCTCTTGGCCTACAG TCCCGAGCCCATCCTCGTGAAATAATGACGGAGGTTCTGAAAGCTATGCAAGAACTGAATGTTTGCTGGAAGAAGATTGGGCCATATAACATGAAATGCAAGTGGGTACCTCCTCCTGTGCATCATGGAGGACAAATGATCAGCAGACCTATGcaaagtaataattattttggggACGACTCCATCATTGTGGAGAATGATGTAGAGCCTAAGTCACTCAATATCCTCAAGTTTGAAGTTCAG CTTTACAAAACTCCGGAAGAGAAATATCTGCTGGATTTACAAAGAGTCCAAGGGTCACAGTTTGTATTTCTGGATCTTTGTGCAGCGTTCCTTGGCCAGCTCCGGATCCTGTAG
- the LOC124916155 gene encoding ethylene-responsive transcription factor ERN1-like — MARKRKACDQLLYADQQIHENIIYDEAAGSLINWEEMAMKEAREAIGGVARRSRKRFVGVRQRPSGRWVAEIKDTIQKVRVWLGTFDTAEEAARAYDEAACLLRGANTRTNFWPPSTSHSSVPAAALPSRIASLVLHRLRARNDVPNTPSQSSNSQLNNQNETVNQLSDFQLEDFLNYPEDNSPDCQDYNDMIDDYVAANNSDDQKQISNNLGREIEIEDEEEIGKMDFQFVDKIESSFFHSPFEIAEEMSSQVCEGGVEETMMLEDAMKRMKYERKFSASLYAFNGITECLKFKGNNTSDNLTGLWKACKKKNGRESIVGSSEAGNGHETSESELSSLLSSLDLPPIYYV; from the coding sequence ATGGcaagaaaaagaaaagcatGTGATCAATTATTGTATGCAGATCAACAAATTCATGAGAACATCATCTATGATGAAGCTGCAGGTAGCTTGATCAACTGGGAAGAGATGGCCATGAAGGAAGCCAGGGAGGCCATAGGCGGAGTGGCCCGCCGGTCAAGAAAGAGGTTCGTTGGAGTCAGGCAACGACCCTCTGGAAGATGGGTGGCAGAGATTAAGGACACTATCCAGAAAGTTAGAGTCTGGTTAGGCACTTTCGATACTGCTGAAGAAGCAGCCAGAGCCTATGATGAGGCTGCATGTTTGCTTAGAGGAGCCAATACTCGAACCAATTTCTGGCCTCCTTCTACATCTCATTCATCAGTACCTGCAGCAGCTCTCCCTTCAAGAATCGCGAGTCTCGTCCTCCATAGACTAAGAGCAAGAAACGATGTACCGAACACACCTTCCCAATCTTCTAATTCTCAACTTAATAATCAAAACGAAACAGTCAACCAACTATCTGACTTCCAATTGGAAGATTTCCTTAATTACCCTGAAGATAACTCTCCGGACTGTCAAGATTACAACGACATGATTGATGATTATGTGGCTGCAAATAATTCTGATGATCAGAAACAGATCTCCAATAATCTTGGAAGGGAGATTGaaatagaagatgaagaagaaattgGAAAAATGGACTTCCAATTTGTGGACAAAATTGAATCGTCATTCTTCCATTCTCCTTTTGAGATAGCAGAGGAGATGTCATCTCAGGTTTGTGAAGGCGGTGTTGAGGAGACAATGATGCTTGAAGACGCAATGAAGAGAATGAAGTATGAGAGGAAGTTTTCGGCGTCTTTATATGCATTCAATGGGATAACCGAATGCCTCAAGTTTAAGGGAAATAATACTTCCGACAACTTAACTGGCCTCTGGAAAGCATGCAAAAAGAAAAACGGGAGAGAAAGTATCGTAGGAAGTTCCGAAGCTGGTAATGGTCATGAAACTTCTGAGAGTGAATTGTCATCACTTTTGAGCTCACTTGATTTGCCTCCAATCTATTATGTATAA